A single window of Micrococcaceae bacterium Sec5.1 DNA harbors:
- a CDS encoding MFS transporter, with protein sequence MSLTARLDRLALSRPHYKLLLIGGLGYSFDGMDGAVVAFLLPRIQELWGLSNASLGLVGSAAPLGFFFGAILSGWMGDRFGRKKVMLWALAFYCLMSVVAAMAPNFEVFLIARVFAGLGAGAESVIIAPFLSEFIPPKRRGWFIGTLAGFFSFGFVGAALIGRFIVPMGEDGWRWAQVVTAIPILLLLWWRRSLPESPRFLISRGRVAEATEVVERFEQSVVKATGKELASLPPAQEEIAKHEQKISIWNALKFMWSKAMRRRTAVIWLIWFVITFSYYGFFSWIPTLLVGRGITVTKSFEYSIIIYLAQIPGYFSAAWLCDRIDRKNTIALYLAGSALSAFWLSQSNDSGMILVAAATLSFFLNGTYAGVYAYTPELFPTWMRATGVGLASAVGRIGSILAPSIIGIFSVALGFGGVFTMTTVVLTIGVLGVVIFGASTAGKSLEDINARAEHDPAPAGKAQQ encoded by the coding sequence ATGTCTCTCACAGCACGCTTGGATCGTCTGGCTCTCAGTCGACCACACTACAAGCTTCTCCTCATCGGAGGCCTCGGCTACTCATTCGACGGCATGGACGGCGCCGTGGTCGCGTTCCTGCTCCCTCGAATCCAGGAATTGTGGGGCCTCAGCAACGCCAGCCTCGGCCTGGTAGGTTCGGCCGCCCCGTTAGGCTTCTTCTTCGGCGCGATCCTCTCCGGATGGATGGGCGACCGATTTGGCCGCAAGAAGGTCATGCTTTGGGCACTCGCCTTCTACTGCCTCATGTCAGTGGTTGCAGCCATGGCTCCCAACTTCGAAGTCTTCTTGATTGCACGGGTCTTTGCAGGACTGGGGGCAGGCGCAGAAAGCGTTATCATCGCTCCATTCCTGTCAGAGTTCATCCCCCCGAAGCGTCGCGGCTGGTTCATTGGAACCCTTGCCGGCTTCTTCTCCTTCGGCTTCGTGGGCGCTGCACTGATTGGCCGGTTCATCGTGCCGATGGGTGAGGACGGCTGGCGCTGGGCCCAGGTGGTCACGGCCATCCCTATCCTTCTACTGCTCTGGTGGCGTCGTAGCCTGCCTGAATCGCCGCGCTTCCTTATCAGCCGCGGCCGCGTAGCCGAAGCAACTGAGGTCGTGGAGCGCTTTGAACAGAGTGTGGTTAAGGCCACCGGCAAAGAGCTCGCTTCCCTGCCTCCAGCCCAGGAGGAGATCGCCAAGCACGAGCAGAAGATCAGCATCTGGAACGCGCTGAAGTTCATGTGGTCAAAGGCCATGCGCCGTCGGACGGCCGTCATATGGCTGATCTGGTTCGTGATCACCTTCTCCTACTACGGCTTCTTCTCCTGGATTCCCACGCTGCTGGTGGGCCGCGGCATCACCGTAACCAAGAGCTTCGAATACTCCATCATCATTTACCTGGCGCAGATTCCGGGCTACTTCTCGGCAGCATGGCTGTGCGACCGGATCGATCGGAAGAACACCATCGCCCTGTATCTGGCAGGATCAGCCCTCAGCGCGTTCTGGCTGAGCCAATCCAATGATTCCGGCATGATCCTGGTGGCCGCTGCAACCCTGTCCTTCTTCCTGAACGGTACGTATGCCGGTGTTTACGCCTACACTCCGGAGCTCTTCCCCACCTGGATGCGTGCCACTGGTGTTGGCCTTGCCAGCGCCGTTGGTCGCATCGGCAGCATCCTCGCACCATCGATCATCGGAATCTTCTCAGTGGCCCTCGGTTTCGGCGGGGTGTTCACCATGACCACGGTGGTGTTGACCATCGGCGTGCTGGGCGTTGTGATTTTTGGAGCATCGACCGCAGGCAAGTCTTTGGAGGACATCAACGCGCGTGCTGAACATGATCCGGCTCCGGCAGGAAAGGCGCAGCAATGA
- a CDS encoding MurR/RpiR family transcriptional regulator has protein sequence MEEHFDSSTLTEWLDSRVQGRKLAARQMQVVGILRSQPRLASYGSVSDIAAAAASNASTVTRTAQTLGFRGWADFQFELRSRFLASLSAVEVAAEHNGHISSPAQAAVSTDRANLAHFERTLDAGTIHQIAKAIAAARQTFIVAAGSYAIPGKALEHNAIIAGYNVRLLDADVAALTNAIARLGAEDLVIAISLWRVYDSTIRAVDIAHNIGAPVVSITDSAGSPVAVHAQHRIVVPTEGAGFFPSLTGAVAAVQAIAVELASLDRERSNQNIAASERTWDQMRIMHPRSSS, from the coding sequence GTGGAAGAACATTTCGACTCGTCAACGTTGACCGAGTGGCTCGACAGCCGTGTCCAGGGCCGGAAGCTTGCAGCACGCCAGATGCAAGTGGTGGGGATCCTGCGCTCGCAGCCGCGCCTTGCCTCATACGGGTCTGTGAGTGACATTGCTGCAGCAGCCGCTTCAAACGCCTCCACGGTGACTAGAACCGCTCAAACACTGGGATTCAGGGGCTGGGCAGACTTTCAATTTGAACTCAGGTCACGCTTCCTGGCATCGCTGAGCGCGGTGGAAGTTGCCGCCGAGCACAACGGCCACATCAGTAGTCCTGCACAGGCTGCGGTCTCCACCGATCGCGCGAATTTGGCCCATTTTGAACGAACTCTGGACGCAGGCACAATCCATCAGATTGCCAAGGCCATCGCTGCCGCCCGGCAAACCTTCATTGTGGCAGCAGGAAGCTACGCCATCCCGGGCAAGGCTTTGGAGCACAACGCAATCATCGCCGGCTACAACGTCCGGCTCCTCGACGCCGACGTCGCCGCCCTGACAAATGCCATCGCGCGGCTGGGCGCCGAGGACCTCGTCATCGCCATTAGCCTTTGGAGGGTTTACGACAGCACCATTCGCGCCGTCGACATTGCCCACAACATCGGGGCGCCGGTCGTTTCCATCACTGACAGCGCGGGCTCACCTGTGGCCGTGCACGCCCAGCACCGGATCGTCGTGCCCACCGAAGGTGCCGGCTTCTTCCCCTCCCTGACAGGTGCGGTAGCCGCGGTCCAGGCGATCGCCGTCGAACTTGCCTCCCTGGACCGCGAACGCTCAAACCAGAACATCGCTGCTTCGGAGCGCACATGGGACCAGATGCGGATCATGCATCCGCGGTCGAGTTCCTAA